From one Triticum urartu cultivar G1812 chromosome 3, Tu2.1, whole genome shotgun sequence genomic stretch:
- the LOC125544488 gene encoding gallate 1-beta-glucosyltransferase 84A24-like, whose protein sequence is MMTPPPPPVQPHALLVSTPFQGHINPLMRLGRRLAAKGVLVTFTTALRAAVRVEEDGDGDGHERAGFRFERLRGGGLWEPEDPRFSDAGDMARHVEAAGPAALKELIRREAEAGRPVTCVVTNAFVPWALRVAGEMGLPCGMLWIQSCALLSVYYHYVHSLAAFPEPDGDASGRSLLAIPGLPDLAMDDLRPLLIYASDQDMWREMLFADLSVIREKVSWVFVSTFDELEHEAVAALSEHLPVIPVGPLIKPEIGEIDGSSGDDGCIAWLNAQAPRSVVFVAFGSLVKTGDDETAEIAAGLASMGRPFLWVMRDDNRAVLFQGTLDGVTAATLCDRGKVVPWCRQAHVLAHGAIGCFVTHCGWNSTTEALAVGVPVVACPRWSDQNINAKFLVDVYRLGVRAPTPVTREALHLSIEEVMSGLEAGAMGLRAASWKERARAALADGGSSDHGVQAFVDQIK, encoded by the coding sequence ATGatgacgccgccgccgccgcctgttCAGCCGCACGCCCTCCTCGTGTCCACCCCATTCCAGGGCCACATCAACCCCCTCATGCGCCTTGGCCGGCGCCTGGCCGCCAAGGGCGTGCTAGTCACCTTCACCACCGCTCTCCGAGCAGCCGTCCGcgtggaggaggacggcgacggcgacggccaCGAGCGCGCGGGGTTCCGGTTCGAGCGCCTGCGCGGCGGCGGGCTGTGGGAGCCGGAGGATCCACGGTTCAGCGACGCCGGCGACATGGCGCGCCATGTCGAGGCCGCTGGACCGGCGGCGCTCAAGGAGCTCATCCGCCGGGAGGCCGAGGCCGGGCGGCCGGTGACGTGCGTCGTGACCAACGCCTTCGTCCCGTGGGCGCTCCGCGTGGCTGGCGAGATGGGCCTCCCCTGCGGCATGCTGTGGATCCAGTCCTGCGCCCTGCTCTCCGTGTACTACCACTACGTGCACTCGCTCGCGGCCTTTCCCGAGCCGGACGGCGACGCGTCCGGCCGCTCGCTACTGGCGATCCCTGGGCTCCCGGACCTCGCCATGGACGACCTCCGCCCCCTCCTGATTTACGCCTCCGACCAGGACATGTGGCGAGAGATGCTCTTCGCGGATCTCAGCGTCATCCGCGAGAAGGTATCGTGGGTGTTTGTCAGCACCTTCGACGAGCTGGAGCACGAGGCCGTCGCGGCGCTTAGCGAGCACCTGCCGGTTATACCAGTCGGCCCTCTCATCAAGCCGGAAATCGGCGAAATCGACGGGTCCTCCGGTGACGACGGCTGCATCGCGTGGCTCAACGCGCAGGCGCCGCGCTCGGTGGTGTTCGTTGCGTTCGGGAGCCTCGTGAAGACGGGCGACGACGAGACTGCCGAGATAGCGGCGGGGCTGGCCAGCATGGGCCGGCCGTTCCTCTGGGTGATGCGCGACGACAACCGCGCGGTGCTCTTCCAGGGCACCCTGGACGGCGTCACGGCGGCCACCTTGTGCGACAGAGGCAAGGTCGTCCCGTGGTGCAGGCAGGCGCACGTGCTCGCGCACGGCGCGATCGGCTGCTTCGTCACGCACTGCGGGTGGAACTCCACCACGGAGGCGCTCGCCGTGGGCGTGCCGGTCGTTGCCTGCCCGAGGTGGTCCGACCAGAACATCAACGCGAAATTCCTGGTGGATGTGTACCGACTCGGCGTCCGTGCGCCGACGCCGGTGACAAGGGAAGCGCTCCATCTATCCATCGAGGAGGTCATGAGCGGGCTGGAGGCGGGAGCGATGGGACTACGAGCGGCCAGCTGGAAGGAGAGGGCGCGTGCGGCGCTGGCCGACGGCGGCTCGTCGGATCACGGCGTCCAAGCTTTTGTTGACCAGATAAAGTAG